A genomic region of Streptomyces sp. R33 contains the following coding sequences:
- a CDS encoding RluA family pseudouridine synthase, with translation MRRRAQAPPSPLPQVAGIDPVRLRLPADPDGRWPDLGGYLAERYAGTRGAESIAHLLRAGRVFGPGGRVLRPQDPYEPGAYLWFHRDMEPEPPVPFPIRVVHRDAHLLVVDKPHFLATTPRGSHITQTALARLRAELDLPELSPAHRLDRLTAGLVMFSIRPEDRGAYQLLFQERQVRKEYEALARHDPAVVLPRTVRSHIEKIRGVMAAAEVPGAEPNAESLVELLGTRGELGRYRLTPHTGRTHQLRVHMNSLGLPILGDPVYPQVTDPAPDDYRRPLQLLARTVSFTDPVTGTPRRFESGLSLRAWDDLAGWETGT, from the coding sequence ATGAGACGCAGAGCCCAGGCACCCCCCTCGCCCCTCCCCCAGGTCGCCGGCATCGACCCGGTCCGGCTGCGGCTGCCCGCCGACCCCGACGGGCGGTGGCCGGACCTCGGCGGCTACCTCGCCGAGCGCTACGCCGGCACCCGCGGCGCCGAGTCCATCGCGCACCTGCTGCGCGCCGGGCGGGTGTTCGGCCCGGGCGGGCGGGTGCTGCGTCCGCAGGACCCGTACGAGCCCGGCGCCTACCTCTGGTTCCACCGGGACATGGAACCGGAGCCGCCCGTCCCGTTCCCGATCCGCGTCGTCCACCGGGACGCGCACCTCCTGGTCGTGGACAAGCCGCACTTCCTGGCGACCACCCCGCGCGGCAGCCACATCACGCAGACCGCCCTGGCCCGGCTCCGCGCGGAGCTCGACCTGCCCGAGCTCAGCCCGGCGCACCGGCTGGACCGGCTGACCGCCGGGCTGGTGATGTTCAGCATCCGCCCCGAGGACCGCGGCGCGTACCAGCTGCTGTTCCAGGAGCGGCAGGTCCGCAAGGAGTACGAGGCGCTCGCCCGCCACGACCCGGCGGTCGTCCTCCCCCGCACGGTCCGCAGCCACATCGAGAAGATCCGCGGGGTCATGGCCGCGGCCGAGGTCCCGGGCGCCGAGCCGAACGCCGAGAGCCTGGTCGAACTCCTCGGCACCCGGGGGGAACTGGGCCGCTACCGGCTGACCCCGCACACCGGCCGCACCCACCAGCTGCGGGTGCACATGAACAGCCTGGGCCTGCCGATCCTGGGCGATCCGGTGTACCCGCAGGTCACCGACCCGGCCCCGGACGACTACCGCAGGCCCCTGCAACTCCTGGCCCGCACCGTGTCGTTCACCGACCCGGTGACGGGCACCCCGCGCCGCTTCGAGAGCGGCCTGTCCCTACGGGCCTGGGACGACCTCGCGGGCTGGGAAACCGGAACCTAG
- a CDS encoding YafY family protein has product MAIAKAERLMNLALCLLGTRRPLSKRELRGSIEAYMEAGNDESFNRMFERDKDDLRELGLVIETVENLEGETGYLARRDSNRLPPVSLDAEEAAALGLAAKVWQQARLAGAASGALQKLRAGGMPEAGDPYEGQHSAIEPRIPVHEAAFEPLMLACRDRRPVVFDYRKSTAARPETRQVEPWALECWRGHWYLAGYDRDRGAERVFRLSRITGKVKSRAAKYTAEVPDVVTVRETVASWAGESADRSALIRLRAGAGYPLRAKATAVRERGDGWDELEIPYGHGLDAWLVEFGPDVVVVDPADLRADVVDRLRAVAEG; this is encoded by the coding sequence ATGGCGATTGCCAAGGCCGAGCGGCTGATGAATCTGGCGCTGTGTCTGCTGGGGACCCGTCGGCCGCTGAGCAAGCGTGAGCTGCGCGGTTCCATCGAGGCGTACATGGAGGCCGGCAACGACGAGTCCTTCAACCGCATGTTCGAGCGGGACAAGGACGATCTGCGTGAACTCGGCCTGGTCATCGAGACGGTGGAGAACCTGGAGGGGGAGACCGGATACCTCGCCCGCCGCGACAGCAACCGGCTGCCGCCCGTCTCGCTGGACGCCGAGGAGGCCGCCGCCCTCGGGCTCGCGGCCAAGGTCTGGCAGCAGGCCCGCCTCGCCGGAGCCGCCAGCGGCGCCCTGCAGAAGCTGCGTGCCGGCGGGATGCCGGAGGCCGGGGATCCGTACGAGGGCCAGCACAGCGCCATCGAGCCGCGCATCCCCGTCCACGAGGCGGCCTTCGAACCGCTGATGCTGGCCTGTCGCGACCGCCGGCCGGTGGTCTTCGACTACCGCAAGTCCACCGCCGCGCGCCCCGAGACCCGCCAGGTCGAGCCGTGGGCGCTGGAGTGCTGGCGCGGCCACTGGTACCTGGCCGGCTACGACCGCGACCGCGGGGCGGAGCGCGTGTTCCGGCTCTCCCGGATCACCGGCAAGGTCAAGTCCCGGGCGGCCAAGTACACCGCCGAGGTCCCGGACGTGGTCACCGTACGGGAGACCGTGGCCAGCTGGGCCGGGGAGAGCGCGGACCGCTCCGCGCTGATCCGGCTGCGGGCCGGCGCCGGGTACCCGCTGCGGGCCAAGGCCACCGCCGTGCGCGAGCGCGGGGACGGCTGGGACGAGCTGGAGATCCCGTACGGGCACGGGCTGGACGCCTGGCTGGTCGAGTTCGGGCCGGACGTGGTGGTCGTGGACCCCGCCGACCTGCGGGCGGACGTCGTGGACCGGCTGCGCGCCGTGGCCGAGGGCTGA
- a CDS encoding diacylglycerol kinase: MSAEITLLVNPTAGRGRGAHAAQPAASALRAAGFSVRTVLGADAADALSRLRTAVREGTGAVIAVGGDGVVSLALQALAGTLVPLGVVAVGTGNDFARAMGLPVGEPAQAGRLAAEALKEGRIREIDLGRVSRAGAGADGGTWYGTVLCSGFDSRVNDRGNRMRLPAGRFKYDLAILAELAAFRPFPYRITLDDGPVIETEATLVAVGNGTSYGGGMRICADAVPDDGLFDVVVVGDCSRATLLKVFPQVYKGTHLGHPKVTVHRAAKITLEAAGITAYADGEPLGPLPVSADCVPGALRLLA, translated from the coding sequence GTGAGCGCTGAGATCACCCTCCTCGTCAATCCCACCGCGGGCCGCGGCCGGGGCGCGCACGCCGCGCAGCCGGCCGCTTCCGCGCTCCGGGCCGCCGGATTCTCCGTACGGACGGTCCTCGGCGCCGATGCCGCGGACGCGCTGTCCCGGCTGCGCACCGCCGTGCGCGAGGGCACCGGGGCGGTGATCGCCGTCGGCGGCGACGGCGTAGTCTCGCTGGCCCTGCAGGCCCTGGCCGGGACGCTGGTGCCGCTCGGGGTGGTCGCCGTGGGCACCGGGAACGACTTCGCGCGGGCCATGGGACTGCCCGTGGGGGAGCCCGCGCAGGCGGGGCGGCTGGCCGCCGAGGCGCTCAAGGAGGGCCGGATCCGCGAGATCGACCTCGGACGGGTGTCCCGGGCGGGCGCCGGGGCCGACGGCGGGACCTGGTACGGGACCGTGCTGTGCTCCGGCTTCGATTCGCGGGTCAACGACCGCGGCAACCGGATGCGGCTCCCGGCGGGCCGGTTCAAGTACGACCTGGCGATCCTCGCGGAGCTGGCCGCGTTCCGGCCGTTCCCGTACCGGATCACCCTCGACGACGGTCCGGTGATCGAGACCGAGGCCACGCTGGTCGCCGTCGGCAACGGGACCTCGTACGGGGGCGGCATGCGCATCTGCGCCGACGCCGTCCCGGACGACGGGCTCTTCGACGTCGTGGTCGTCGGCGACTGCAGCCGGGCCACCCTGCTGAAGGTGTTCCCGCAGGTCTACAAGGGGACGCACCTCGGCCACCCGAAGGTGACCGTCCACCGGGCGGCGAAGATCACGCTGGAGGCCGCCGGGATCACCGCGTACGCGGACGGCGAGCCGCTCGGGCCGCTGCCGGTGAGCGCCGACTGCGTCCCGGGTGCCCTGCGGCTGCTGGCCTAG
- the tatC gene encoding twin-arginine translocase subunit TatC: MLKSARKQEKQSKQEKDAEGRMPLVEHLRELRNRLLKSVLAILVITAVAAFYYKNLIDFMLKPMLDSVGCTGGVVSQRNGRPCADMTVNGLIAPFSIALKVSLTAGVVLSAPVWLYQLWAFVAPGLHKHEKRYATAFVAVGAPLFGAGAVLAYKLLPKTAQILLEFTPDNARNLLPVDDYLDLVTRMVVVFGLAFELPLLLILLNFTGVLTAKRLASWWRAMVLGITIFAAFATPTGDPLTMLSLAAPIIALYFIALGICLVNDRRRRRGNPDALLDDDEAAELDLTPAPIGELEAVQAPTALPEQADGSRRQINGYDDAT, from the coding sequence TTGCTCAAGTCTGCCCGCAAGCAGGAGAAGCAAAGCAAGCAGGAGAAGGACGCCGAAGGGCGGATGCCTCTTGTCGAGCACCTGCGTGAGCTGAGAAACCGCCTGCTGAAGTCGGTCCTGGCGATCCTCGTGATCACCGCCGTGGCGGCGTTCTACTACAAGAACCTCATCGACTTCATGCTGAAGCCGATGCTGGACTCCGTCGGCTGCACCGGCGGGGTCGTCTCGCAGCGCAACGGCCGGCCCTGCGCCGACATGACCGTGAACGGCCTCATCGCCCCGTTCTCGATCGCCCTCAAGGTCTCGCTCACCGCCGGTGTGGTGCTCTCGGCGCCGGTGTGGCTCTACCAGCTCTGGGCCTTCGTCGCCCCCGGCCTGCACAAGCACGAGAAGCGCTACGCGACGGCCTTCGTCGCCGTCGGCGCTCCGCTGTTCGGCGCCGGTGCGGTACTCGCGTACAAGCTGCTGCCGAAGACCGCGCAGATCCTCCTCGAGTTCACCCCCGACAACGCGCGCAACCTGCTCCCGGTCGACGACTACCTCGACCTGGTCACGCGCATGGTCGTCGTCTTCGGCCTCGCCTTCGAGCTGCCGCTGCTGCTGATCCTGCTGAACTTCACCGGGGTCCTCACCGCGAAGCGGCTGGCGAGCTGGTGGCGGGCCATGGTGCTGGGCATCACGATCTTCGCCGCGTTCGCCACGCCCACCGGCGACCCGCTGACCATGCTGTCGCTGGCCGCGCCGATCATCGCCCTCTACTTCATCGCCCTCGGGATCTGCCTGGTCAACGACCGCAGGCGGCGCCGGGGGAACCCCGACGCGCTGCTCGACGACGACGAGGCGGCGGAGCTAGACCTCACGCCCGCGCCGATCGGTGAGCTGGAGGCCGTCCAGGCCCCGACCGCGCTGCCCGAGCAGGCCGACGGGAGCCGCAGGCAGATCAACGGTTACGACGACGCGACCTGA
- the tatA gene encoding Sec-independent protein translocase subunit TatA, producing the protein MIGNLKPLEILLIIAVIVLLFGAKKLPEMARSLGKSARILKSEAKAMKNDGAADDVGTAATVADQTPQQATAPRTIKAAPGDVTSSRPVNEPNHTTQG; encoded by the coding sequence ATGATCGGCAATCTGAAGCCCCTCGAGATCCTTCTGATCATCGCTGTCATCGTGCTGCTGTTCGGTGCGAAGAAGCTCCCCGAGATGGCCCGCTCCCTCGGCAAGTCGGCCCGCATCCTCAAGAGCGAGGCCAAGGCCATGAAGAACGACGGCGCGGCCGACGACGTCGGCACCGCCGCGACGGTCGCCGACCAGACCCCGCAGCAGGCGACCGCCCCGCGCACCATCAAGGCCGCTCCCGGCGACGTGACCAGCTCGCGTCCCGTCAACGAGCCGAACCACACCACCCAGGGCTGA
- a CDS encoding serine hydrolase — translation MRTLRMFGAAGAATVLTATAVAGAHAAPTPPPAPKPQITDAEVDKALARLPGFVTDVMHSTGVPGAAVAVVHDDKVVYLKGFGVRRTDAPGAIGPDTVFQVASVSKPISSTVVAGALKDPADWNDRTELPGFALKDTWVTGHVTTADLFSHRSGLPDHAGDLLEDLGYDQAYILDHLRLEALTPFRASYNYTNFGLTAAAEAVARQKGTTWEKLSQDTLFKPAGMTHTSTEFSAFINAPDHAATHVKNPDGTWSPRFVRDPDAQAPAGGVSSTATDMARWLRLQLAGGTLDGKRIIPADTLAATRLPHIVSQAPTPPLDHTGFYGLGWNVSYDDAGRLRLSHSGGFELGANTNVTLLPLEKLGIVVLTNGAPVGMADAIAMDFFDTAEHGAPTTDWLPLFAELYAQQLGPGPSATDYAHPPAGAKPARADSAYTGTYVSPYYGKLTVTANSSGKGGLTLSLGPKPMRFPLTHYDGDTFSYVTSGENAVGRTGVFFKDGTVRIEYLDATHLGTFTKQ, via the coding sequence ATGCGTACGCTCCGCATGTTCGGCGCAGCCGGAGCCGCCACCGTCCTCACGGCAACGGCGGTGGCCGGCGCGCACGCCGCGCCCACCCCGCCGCCCGCGCCCAAGCCGCAGATCACCGACGCGGAAGTGGACAAGGCGCTCGCGCGCCTGCCCGGGTTCGTCACCGATGTCATGCACAGCACCGGGGTCCCCGGGGCCGCCGTCGCCGTCGTCCACGACGACAAGGTCGTCTACCTCAAGGGCTTCGGCGTCCGCCGCACCGACGCCCCCGGCGCCATCGGCCCCGACACCGTCTTCCAGGTCGCGTCCGTCTCCAAACCGATTTCCTCCACGGTGGTGGCCGGCGCCCTCAAGGACCCCGCCGACTGGAACGACCGCACCGAACTCCCCGGCTTCGCGCTGAAGGACACCTGGGTCACCGGCCACGTCACCACCGCCGACCTCTTCTCGCACCGCAGCGGCCTCCCCGACCACGCCGGGGACCTCCTCGAAGACCTCGGCTACGACCAGGCGTACATCCTCGACCACCTCCGCCTGGAGGCTCTCACCCCCTTCCGCGCGAGCTACAACTACACCAACTTCGGCCTCACCGCCGCCGCCGAGGCCGTCGCCCGGCAGAAGGGCACGACCTGGGAGAAGCTCAGCCAGGACACCCTGTTCAAGCCCGCCGGGATGACGCACACCAGCACCGAGTTCTCGGCCTTCATCAACGCCCCCGACCACGCGGCCACCCACGTCAAGAACCCGGACGGGACCTGGTCGCCCCGCTTCGTGCGCGACCCCGACGCCCAGGCACCGGCCGGCGGCGTGAGTTCCACCGCCACCGACATGGCCCGCTGGCTGCGCCTCCAGCTCGCCGGCGGCACCCTCGACGGGAAGCGGATCATTCCCGCCGACACCCTGGCGGCCACGCGCCTGCCGCACATCGTGTCGCAGGCGCCGACCCCGCCCCTGGACCACACCGGCTTCTACGGGCTCGGCTGGAACGTCTCGTACGACGATGCGGGCCGGCTGCGCCTGAGCCACTCCGGCGGCTTCGAACTCGGCGCCAACACCAACGTCACGCTGCTCCCGCTGGAGAAGCTCGGCATCGTCGTCCTCACCAACGGCGCCCCGGTCGGCATGGCCGACGCCATCGCGATGGACTTTTTCGACACCGCCGAGCACGGCGCGCCGACCACCGACTGGCTGCCCCTCTTCGCCGAGCTGTACGCCCAGCAACTCGGCCCCGGCCCCTCCGCCACCGACTACGCGCACCCGCCCGCGGGCGCGAAGCCGGCCCGCGCCGACAGCGCGTACACCGGGACCTACGTCAGCCCGTACTACGGGAAGCTGACCGTGACGGCGAACAGCAGCGGCAAGGGCGGACTCACCCTCTCCCTCGGCCCGAAGCCGATGCGCTTCCCGCTCACCCACTACGACGGGGACACGTTCAGCTACGTGACCTCCGGCGAGAACGCGGTCGGCCGCACCGGGGTGTTCTTCAAGGACGGTACGGTCCGCATCGAGTACCTGGACGCCACCCACCTGGGCACCTTCACCAAGCAATAG
- a CDS encoding YafY family protein — translation MAANAIDQTRRMLSLVTYLRERPGAHVADVARAFGITEDELISDLDVLPMCGTSFRGGDLLDIDTDGERIWWRNPDASGESTAEPLRLAADEATALLVAARAVATLPGLRESDRDALLRATAKLEAAAGEAAGASSRLSVTFEAEGGVFADVDRAIAERRRLWLRYYSPARDELTERKVDPIRLFAVGHTYMEGWCHLSEARRTFRLDRVAEIRLLDERAEPPAIEPRDLSEGLVQPAAEDPEVVVEVGPGGRWVAEYYPHDSAEELSDGGLRITLRSPDPASLRRLALRLGREGRIVAPLELADSARQAAREALAGYGEPG, via the coding sequence ATGGCTGCCAACGCCATCGACCAGACCCGCCGGATGCTGTCCCTGGTGACGTACCTGCGCGAGCGCCCCGGGGCGCACGTCGCCGACGTCGCCCGCGCCTTCGGGATCACCGAGGACGAGCTGATCTCGGACCTCGACGTGCTGCCCATGTGCGGGACCAGCTTCCGCGGCGGCGACCTGCTCGACATCGACACCGACGGGGAGCGCATCTGGTGGCGCAACCCCGACGCGTCGGGGGAGTCCACCGCCGAGCCGCTGCGCCTCGCCGCCGACGAGGCGACCGCGCTGCTGGTCGCCGCCCGCGCCGTGGCCACGCTGCCGGGGCTGCGCGAGAGCGACCGGGACGCGCTGCTGCGCGCCACCGCGAAGCTGGAGGCGGCCGCCGGCGAGGCGGCCGGGGCCAGCTCCCGGCTGTCGGTGACCTTCGAGGCGGAGGGCGGGGTCTTCGCGGACGTCGACCGGGCCATCGCGGAGCGCCGCCGGCTGTGGCTGCGCTACTACTCGCCGGCGCGGGACGAGCTGACCGAGCGCAAGGTCGACCCGATCCGGCTCTTCGCAGTGGGCCACACGTACATGGAGGGCTGGTGCCACCTCTCCGAGGCCCGGCGCACCTTCCGCCTCGACCGGGTCGCCGAGATCCGGCTGCTGGACGAGCGGGCCGAGCCGCCCGCCATCGAGCCGCGCGACCTGTCCGAGGGGCTCGTCCAGCCGGCCGCCGAGGACCCGGAGGTCGTGGTCGAGGTCGGACCGGGCGGCCGCTGGGTCGCCGAGTACTACCCGCACGACAGCGCCGAGGAGCTGTCCGACGGCGGTCTGCGGATCACGCTGCGCAGCCCGGACCCGGCCTCGCTGCGCCGCCTCGCGCTGCGGCTGGGCCGCGAGGGCCGGATCGTGGCGCCCCTGGAGCTGGCGGACAGCGCGCGGCAGGCGGCCCGGGAGGCCCTCGCCGGGTACGGGGAACCGGGCTGA
- a CDS encoding DEAD/DEAH box helicase, producing MTEELSPAERYAAARIRAAEEASALHPFREMYEFDLDPYQVDACKALEAGKGVLVAAPTGSGKTIVGEFAVHLALQQGRKCFYTTPIKALSNQKYADLVKRYGAAKVGLLTGDNSVNSEAPVVVMTTEVLRNMLYAGSQSLLGLGYVVMDEVHYLSDRFRGAVWEEVIIHLPESVTLVSLSATVSNAEEFGDWLDTVRGDTEVIVSEERPVPLWQHVMAGRRIYDLFEEESDHGGRGSARREVNPDLLRMAREENTRTYSPKDRRRGKMVREADRERERRSRGRIWTPSRPEVIARLDGDGLLPAINFIFSRAGCEAAVQQCLFAGLRLNDDTARLKVREIVEERTASIPAEDLHVLGYYEWLEGLERGIAAHHAGMLPTFKEVVEELFVRGLVKAVFATETLALGINMPARTVILEKLVKWNGEQHADITPGEYTQLTGRAGRRGIDVEGHAVVLWQRGMDPAGLAGLAGTRTYPLRSSFKPSYNMAVNLVSQFGRHRSRELLETSFAQFQADRSVVGISRQVQRNEEGLDGYRQGMTCHLGNFEEYAQLRRDLKDRETDLAKQGAAQRRVQAASSLEKLKPGDIIHVPTGKFAGLALVLDPGVPAGRVNGHRGYEYAEGPRPLVLTAERQVKRLAAIDFPVPVEAIERMRIPKTFNARSPQSRRDLASQLRAKAGHITPERRGRGRAAAADDREITRLRAELRAHPCHGCDEREDHARWAERYHRLKRDTQQLERRIEGRTNTIARTFDRIHALLTELDYLREDEVTVHGKRLARLYGELDLLASECLRAGVWEGLTPAELAACVSALVFEARQSDDAVAPKVPGGAAKAALAEMVRIWGRLDALEEEHRINQAEGVGQREPDLGFAWAAYQWASDKSLDEVLREAEMPAGDFVRWCKQVIDVLGQIAAAAPASSAPPSSQGGSTVARNARKAVDALLRGVVAYSSVG from the coding sequence ATGACCGAAGAACTCTCACCCGCCGAGCGGTACGCCGCTGCCCGGATCCGCGCCGCCGAAGAGGCCAGTGCTCTGCACCCCTTCCGCGAGATGTACGAATTCGACCTGGACCCGTACCAGGTCGACGCCTGCAAGGCACTGGAGGCCGGCAAGGGCGTCCTCGTGGCCGCCCCGACCGGCTCGGGCAAGACGATCGTCGGCGAGTTCGCCGTACACCTGGCCCTGCAGCAGGGCCGCAAGTGCTTCTACACGACGCCCATCAAGGCCCTGTCGAACCAGAAGTACGCCGACCTCGTCAAGCGCTACGGCGCCGCCAAGGTGGGCCTGCTGACCGGTGACAACAGCGTCAACTCCGAGGCGCCCGTGGTCGTGATGACCACCGAGGTGCTCCGCAACATGCTCTACGCGGGCTCGCAGTCGCTGCTCGGCCTCGGGTACGTCGTGATGGACGAGGTGCACTACCTCTCCGACCGGTTCCGCGGAGCCGTCTGGGAGGAAGTGATCATCCACCTCCCCGAGTCGGTGACGCTGGTGTCCCTGTCGGCCACCGTGTCCAACGCCGAGGAGTTCGGCGACTGGCTCGACACCGTGCGCGGCGACACCGAGGTGATCGTCTCCGAGGAGCGGCCCGTCCCGCTGTGGCAGCACGTCATGGCAGGCCGCCGGATCTACGACCTCTTCGAGGAGGAGTCCGACCACGGAGGCCGCGGCTCCGCGCGCCGCGAGGTCAACCCCGACCTGCTGCGCATGGCGCGCGAGGAGAACACCCGCACGTACAGCCCGAAGGACCGGCGGCGCGGCAAGATGGTCCGCGAGGCCGACCGCGAGCGCGAGCGGCGCTCCCGCGGCCGGATCTGGACCCCGAGCCGCCCCGAGGTCATCGCCCGCCTCGACGGCGACGGGCTGCTGCCCGCCATCAACTTCATCTTCAGCCGGGCCGGCTGCGAGGCCGCCGTCCAGCAGTGCCTGTTCGCCGGCCTGCGGCTCAACGACGACACGGCCCGCCTGAAGGTGCGCGAGATCGTCGAGGAGCGGACCGCGTCCATCCCCGCCGAGGACCTGCACGTCCTGGGGTACTACGAGTGGCTCGAAGGCCTGGAGCGGGGCATCGCCGCGCACCACGCCGGCATGCTGCCCACCTTCAAGGAGGTCGTGGAGGAGCTGTTCGTCCGCGGCCTGGTCAAGGCCGTCTTCGCCACCGAGACCCTGGCGCTGGGCATCAACATGCCCGCGCGCACGGTGATCCTGGAGAAGCTGGTCAAGTGGAACGGCGAGCAGCACGCCGACATCACCCCCGGCGAGTACACGCAGCTCACCGGCCGGGCCGGGCGGCGCGGCATCGACGTCGAGGGCCACGCCGTGGTCCTGTGGCAGCGCGGCATGGACCCGGCGGGCCTCGCCGGGCTCGCCGGCACCCGTACGTATCCGCTGCGCTCCAGCTTCAAGCCCTCGTACAACATGGCCGTGAACCTGGTCAGCCAGTTCGGGCGGCACCGCTCGCGCGAGCTGCTGGAGACCTCCTTCGCGCAGTTCCAGGCCGACCGCTCGGTCGTCGGGATCTCCCGGCAGGTGCAGCGCAACGAGGAAGGCCTGGACGGCTACCGGCAGGGCATGACCTGCCACCTCGGGAACTTCGAGGAGTACGCGCAGCTGCGCCGCGACCTCAAGGACCGCGAGACGGACCTGGCCAAGCAGGGCGCGGCCCAGCGCCGGGTGCAGGCGGCGAGTTCGCTGGAGAAGCTCAAGCCGGGCGACATCATCCACGTGCCGACCGGCAAGTTCGCCGGGCTCGCGCTGGTCCTGGACCCGGGCGTGCCGGCCGGGCGGGTCAACGGGCACCGCGGGTACGAGTACGCGGAGGGCCCGCGGCCGCTGGTGCTGACCGCGGAGCGGCAGGTCAAGCGGCTCGCCGCGATCGACTTCCCGGTGCCGGTCGAGGCGATCGAGCGGATGCGGATCCCGAAGACGTTCAACGCGCGCTCGCCGCAGTCCCGCCGGGACCTGGCGTCCCAACTGCGGGCCAAGGCCGGGCACATCACGCCGGAGCGCCGGGGCCGCGGCCGGGCCGCCGCGGCCGACGACCGCGAGATCACCCGGCTGCGCGCCGAGTTGCGGGCGCACCCCTGCCACGGCTGCGACGAGCGCGAGGACCACGCCCGCTGGGCGGAGCGCTACCACCGGCTCAAGCGGGACACCCAGCAGCTGGAGCGCCGTATCGAGGGCCGGACGAACACGATCGCCCGCACCTTCGACCGGATCCACGCGCTGCTCACCGAGCTGGACTACCTGCGCGAGGACGAGGTCACCGTGCACGGCAAGCGGCTCGCCCGGCTGTACGGGGAGCTCGACCTGCTGGCGTCCGAATGCCTGCGCGCCGGGGTCTGGGAAGGCCTGACCCCGGCCGAACTGGCCGCCTGCGTCTCGGCGTTGGTGTTCGAGGCGCGGCAGTCCGACGATGCGGTGGCGCCGAAGGTGCCGGGCGGCGCGGCGAAGGCGGCGCTCGCCGAGATGGTCCGGATCTGGGGCCGGCTCGACGCGCTGGAGGAGGAGCACCGCATCAACCAGGCGGAGGGCGTAGGCCAGCGCGAGCCGGACCTGGGCTTCGCCTGGGCGGCGTACCAGTGGGCCTCCGACAAGAGCCTGGACGAGGTGCTGCGCGAGGCGGAGATGCCGGCCGGTGACTTCGTGCGCTGGTGCAAGCAGGTCATCGACGTGCTGGGGCAGATCGCGGCAGCGGCTCCCGCGTCGTCCGCTCCGCCCTCCTCGCAGGGCGGGAGCACGGTCGCGCGCAATGCCCGCAAGGCCGTGGACGCACTGCTTCGGGGTGTGGTGGCGTACAGCTCGGTCGGCTAG
- a CDS encoding FKBP-type peptidyl-prolyl cis-trans isomerase → MSNQLEKPEIDFPEGPVPADLVIEDIWEGDGAEATAGNKVSVHYVGVAFSTGEEFDASWNRGAPLQFILGIGQVIAGWDKGVQGMKVGGRRKLTIPAHLAYGDQSPTPAIKPGETLIFVCDLMGV, encoded by the coding sequence GTGAGCAACCAGCTCGAGAAGCCCGAGATCGACTTCCCCGAGGGCCCCGTCCCGGCCGACCTCGTCATCGAGGACATCTGGGAGGGCGACGGCGCCGAGGCCACGGCCGGCAACAAGGTCTCCGTCCACTACGTGGGCGTGGCCTTCTCCACCGGTGAGGAGTTCGACGCGTCCTGGAACCGCGGCGCCCCGCTGCAGTTCATCCTGGGCATCGGCCAGGTCATCGCCGGCTGGGACAAGGGTGTCCAGGGCATGAAGGTCGGCGGCCGTCGCAAGCTGACGATCCCCGCCCACCTCGCGTACGGCGACCAGAGCCCGACCCCGGCCATCAAGCCGGGCGAGACGCTGATCTTCGTCTGCGACCTGATGGGTGTCTGA